One region of Candidatus Bipolaricaulota bacterium genomic DNA includes:
- a CDS encoding ABC transporter ATP-binding protein, producing the protein MPVVEAQGLGKRYNGFQAVHNLDLTIDEGEIFGLLGPNGSGKTTTILMLLGLTEPTSGSVSICGYDPVRNPIAVKRRVGYLPENVGFYDDLTARENLRFVARLNGMRDRDSAAKIDELISLVGLEDAADRPVRTFSRGMRQRLGIADVLIKDPEFVILDEPTSGIDPEGAIKLLDMIVELRNSRGMTVMLSSHLLHQVQRICDRVGIMHRGEIVAKGTVGELGKGEEGQEQLELQVDEITPLLLSRLREIEGISAVEPDGDRIRLTCTQDVRAEVARTVVEHGASLLELRRPGLTLEEIYLRYFQE; encoded by the coding sequence ATGCCGGTCGTGGAGGCGCAGGGGCTCGGAAAGCGCTACAACGGGTTCCAGGCGGTGCATAACCTCGACCTCACGATCGATGAGGGCGAGATCTTCGGGCTCCTCGGGCCGAACGGCTCGGGGAAGACGACGACGATCCTCATGCTCCTCGGCCTGACTGAACCGACGAGCGGGAGCGTCAGCATCTGCGGCTATGACCCGGTGCGCAATCCGATTGCGGTGAAGCGGAGGGTCGGCTACCTCCCGGAGAACGTCGGGTTCTACGACGATCTCACCGCGCGGGAGAACCTGCGGTTCGTGGCGCGGCTGAACGGGATGCGGGACCGTGACTCCGCGGCGAAGATCGACGAGCTCATCTCTCTGGTCGGGCTGGAGGACGCGGCCGATCGCCCGGTGCGCACCTTCTCCCGCGGGATGCGGCAGCGGCTCGGGATCGCGGACGTCCTGATCAAGGACCCGGAGTTCGTCATCCTCGATGAGCCGACCTCGGGAATCGACCCAGAGGGGGCGATCAAGCTCCTCGACATGATCGTTGAGCTGCGAAACTCCCGCGGGATGACGGTGATGCTCTCCTCCCACCTCCTCCACCAGGTGCAGCGGATCTGCGATCGGGTGGGGATCATGCATCGCGGTGAGATCGTGGCCAAGGGGACGGTCGGGGAGCTCGGAAAGGGCGAGGAAGGGCAAGAGCAGCTCGAACTCCAGGTGGATGAGATCACCCCGCTCCTCCTCTCCCGCTTGCGCGAGATAGAGGGGATATCCGCAGTGGAACCGGACGGAGACCGCATCCGCCTCACCTGCACCCAGGACGTGCGGGCCGAGGTCGCGCGGACGGTGGTCGAGCACGGAGCGAGCCTCCTCGAACTGCGCCGCCCTGGCCTCACCCTCGAGGAAATCTATCTGCGCTATTTCCAGGAGTGA